Sequence from the Melanotaenia boesemani isolate fMelBoe1 chromosome 21, fMelBoe1.pri, whole genome shotgun sequence genome:
TGTTCAtccaaagcagcagcagcagcagcctcctGGCCCTCCAGGCACCCACACCAGCAATGAAACGTAGGTAATCTTTAATCCAGGAATCACTCAGCTGCTGTCATTCACCTTGACTTAAACCCGATCTGTCCTGTCATTACAGGGATAAACTCCCACCAGAGTCTGAGAGATTCTACAGCTGCAGTTACGGTTTCATAGCCAGAAATAGTAGTGAGCTTTCTGTGGAGCAAGGAGAGACTCTTGAGGTAACAAATTTTATAGTCAGACATGTTAATAGTGCATCATCAATCTGTTTttctgattaattaaaaaaaaaaaagctatgtaTAATTGCTGATAAACCTTGATAACAGCTCTTTCATGCAACAGGTGATTGAATCGTCCAAGCGCTGGTGGAAATGTCGTAATCGCTTCAACCAGATTGGATTTGTGCCTTTCAACATCCTGGAACCCATTGCTCACATAGAAAGCCCCGTCACAAACAGACCTCCCAGTGTAAGacacaaaaatgcagaaatcaCCTAAAAGACAAGCTCTCACCTGCGCATTCCATACTaaatttcagcatttttttaatcttttgctcTGCAGGCTCCAGCACAGCCTCCCCTCGCGAAGACAGTCCCACCCAGCCCTCCTGCTCTGCCCCAAGCCCCCTCCCACTCCCCACACCCTCACCTTCGTGGTTTACCAGCATTCAGCCAAAATGTGCAAGCTGTAGATGAAACAGATAAAGGTACCAAACCATGTTTTGGTTTCAGATGGGTGCTATAATAACCCAGACCATGCTGGCTCATCTtatcctttttttatatttagccaTCCAGTGTTTAAATGGATGTTTTCTACTGTCATCTTTGATGATCTTTCAGTTTGTCTAGTTATCTTTAACTTGTAGATGCTCAAACTGGCTTGTTTCTGATTCTCATGTCCAAAAATGTGAGACtgagaacaaaacattttcttcaggAAAAATGTCTCAGTGGAACATAAGGCCACACATTGCATGGCAGGTCTTTAATGCGGCAGAATGTTAGTTTTCTTGAATTTTTTTAACGGTGGCCACCAGAGTTTTTGTCACAACTGTTTCTGTCTTTCAGCCATGATGGTAAATGACGAGCTGCTTCAGAGGTTGACTAACGGAAAGACCAATCTGCACAAACCTCTCGTCATCCCTCGTTCCTCAGAGACATCTGTCCCGCTGGATTACCACTCTTCTCCAGAGGAAGTGGAAGAGTGGCTCAGAGGGAAGGGCTTCAGTGATCCGTGAGTTACACAGCAACTTCAGACTACagaccaaataaagaaaattaatttttctttattacctGAAAATTGGCTttgaaacttgttttttttttgtcccccaGGACGGTGAAATGTTTGGGTGTGCTTACGGGTGCGCAGTTGTTCTCCCTCAACAAGGACGAGCTACGAACTGTGATTCCAGAGGAAGGTGCCAGAGTGTACAGCCAGCTCACAGTGCAGAAAGCACTGCTAGAGGTAATTAGAGAATCAGAAAGGACGTTTTTACAAAGTTATCATTGATTAAACTACTGAAAACTGCAATTGCAAGTGTCTGTCAACAAAATCTATTTCGTAGATTGGGCACatattgtttttgtatgttttatttgaacGAGTCACAGATGAAGGCTACATGTTTTATGCCATAAATACACCGTGATGAAAGAGAAACTCTATTTAGAAATCAGCAAAGTGTCAGAAACTTGGAGCTAATAAGCAAACACTAAATGTTCTGCaagaaaaatggattttttaaatttattgctGCAACCGTTTAAATTTATGTAACATCCTGTTTTTAACTAGCAGATGTTTTTCATCTTCTCAAGCTACATTTTTTATTCAAGCCTCTCCTTCCTCTCTGAATCTGCTTACTACAGGATGCCAGAAGGGCCACGGAGTTGGAAGCAGTTATGGAGAAGCAGAAAATGAAGGTTGATCTGAAACTGGAGAGCAGCACATTATAAGCTGCAGCTTCTACACCACAGAGTTTCAGATAATGGATTGTGTTCCTCTGGTACGAGCAGCCACTGGActgttgaatttttattttaatgtgccagaaaacaaacaagtgaCTCGACTAATATTAAGCCTATGAAGGCATCATGAGATCACAGGTTATCccaactgtaaaaaaaaaaagaaatgtttttaatgtaaagaggtgttgtacaaaataaatattttaatgcttCTCTATTTGTATTTCTGgccattttcatgtttttcttctcattgCTGCCTTCTAGTTGAGGACTAACGTATATAAAATGTACCCATCTTTATGACAAACTAATAATTCAACTTGTACTGACAAGCTTCGGAAGAAACtcaagactttttttatttttttaattgacattttaaagaaagatgtccagcagaacataaacataactcCACATTAGGTCAAGCAGTGCAtccattaaaaactgttttgcaGTTAATTATGAGTCTAATCAAAACTAATCTCTTCATGTTGGGCCAAAAATTTAAAGGCTTGACTTTAGTTGTGCAGTTATAGCACTGAATTTCCAACATCTTCTGTCTCAAACTACTGCTTCACCTGCCAACACCAATTCTAAAGATACcatttcacttttaattttaaagatatGAAGACTGAAACAACTTATAAAACAAACTTGCCACCAAAACAATTCAAGTCAAACTTTTACAGAAACTGGCCAAACTCACAACCTTCACTACCAGTAgcgtgaaagaaaaaaaaaaaaaaaaaaaaaactattaaaaggaaaaaagaacaagaaaaaaaaaaaaaaaaagtggagatGCAAATCAAATACTAATACTAGCAATTTTAAAACCTTTGTGGTTTCAATTTGAAACTTCAAGCAGGCttttaagaaataaagtaaagGACACATTTATGTGGACAGACATTCAAGAAACGCATGTTACCAATGACAGTAACAGGAAAATTTTAGGGGAAGGGAAAAAACTACTTGATGGAGCAGGCCTTTTCAGACCGTGACAGTCTGTAGGccaaaacatatttacattttattccaaAAGACAGTGAGTTTATCAGGAATTAATATGGTTCAGTTACATTTTATGCTCCTGTCCTGTAACCCACTTTAGGCATTTTTCTATAACATGACATATCACAGTGTAACTCAGCCCAGCGCTTCCATGCTTCGCTTTCTGTTACAGGCAGCATCAGTGACTGGCTGTTTATCATCGCCGTCTGTATGAAGCTGCGGCCACAGAGACAAGACCTAACTTTGCTCTGCCTGTGTGTCTTATTACAATGATTAAGCAGTTATTTCATCTACAGCAACTTACAACTGAGTACAGAGTATTGCTGCACTTAACAGGCTTTTAAAGTATGTATCTCCTCATAATTAACATATTCATGTATTCACTAGTAATAAACACAATACGACCTGTGTGTTGTTATATGTGTCTACCTGACCTTTAATGATTTTCACTGACCAATCAGCACTaagctgtgtttctgtgtaaTCATGTGGTATCGGCTTGGCTTGCTTGGAACCTTGgctcaaaacaataaaatggaataaaaaaaacatttggataCTATCAGTTACCTGGTACCACCTGCAatagaaaaccaaaacaagtgTGCTGAGCAGTACCATACTATGTAATGTCATGTAATAGAAAAGCACCATTTGTGTCTGCTTTTCTCTATTTAAGTTTAAAGCAAGACAAAGGGGGTGGATTGCATAAAGACAGCCACCAAATTACAGTAACTCTCCACCTCTTAACAGGCTCTTGAATCCAGAAGCAATCTCGTACGTGGATGCTAGAAAAATGACTCCATATAATAGTTCTTTAATGTGGGTTGGCTACAttaacaaacaaagcaaaaaataagGAGGAAGGTGGGATAACAGAAGAGTCAAGGCAAGGACTGCATATAACATTAAGTTATAAGTGGACAAACAGAGACAAGAGGAGGTGGGGTGTCATAGTGGATGGTGTTTGGTCTTTAGAAGTCACCCACGTCCCTGTCGTCTGCTCGGCGGGAGTCGGACCTGCCATTCATACCATCTCTCCTGTCTCGCTCCCGTGACCGGTCTCTTGATGAACGCTCTCGGTCCCTGGACGACCTGCGACATAAAACCACATTACAAACTCAATGAGACCAACTGATAGCTCCAGAAAATATCACCTGATGCTATGCAGTTTAGGGTGCTTTCACATAATAGTCCACTGGACTTGTTACGAATCAAAGTTTCAACATTCTTTTggttggattttgtttttacactgcATTTACTTGAGCAAACCAAACCTTCTAAATAGTGCATTAGCATCTTCACCAGAGGCAGTGCTACATCAAGAATAATTAAAGGAGAtgacaaataacaaaaacaatggGGTAGGGGGACCCATAAATCTATTGGTTAATGaaggacaacttctgttttcaACACAAGCAAaccatggagctgcatcagatcctagcagtCCTGGGTTGACCATATatttatcagaacttttacttcatttttcCATGCCTGAGCGCAAGCCTTTCTCCCAGTTTTGGTCCTACACGTGTATGTTTTCGCTGCATATACCCACAATGCCGTGCATTACACACACATCCCCTTTGCATTGTAGTTGGCTTCCTGTATGTCAGTTACTTAAAGCAGACCGAGACCTACGTTTGTAGGCAAACTAGAGTTTCCGTCTTTGATCCGCATCAGTTagtttgcacattcacacctgCCCAATAGTACCAGACTTTCTGAGCAAATGAACTAGGATTTAAATCAGAAGGAATGGTGTGTATGCACGATCAATTTGGTCAGTGATGGGAGCTGTTTATCAGCATTTCACATCTAAGTCTTCACCGAGAGGCTGTGGCTAGAATAGTCCTCATGCCAAACAactttcagtgttttcaaaaccagaggttctcaaactttttctactgtGTCCCCCTTTTGGAGGAATAAAGATTTTGTCTactacattttcccaatcctAAGCACCCCCTTTGTCATGTTGCCGcgccccccagtttgagaaccactgatccAAACAGACAGAATCAATCCCTATCAGGGTGGTGTATCCATTTCCTGAAATAATTTACAGTGCGTGGGAAATCAATCAGAACATATTCTTGGAAGCTTGACACTGCTACAGCTCGGACAGAAATACCAGTTATGTTGCGTTAGTGTATTTTTACTTGTGTCTTGAGCTCTGCTCGTGGCTATGGCTGTGACGGTGTCCTCTGCTGCGTGAGCGAGATCGGCTGCGATGTCGCCTCCTTCTCTCCCTGGAACGCGAATGAGAGCGGCGCCTGTCTCGTGATGAGGAGCGAGAGCGCCTCCTTCTACGGTCACGTGAACGGGACCTGATGAAAGCACCAGACAACACTTCACATTTAGAATCAATGACGTAGCTTAtttgagcagaaaaaaacatgtctcaATAAAACCGTTTTTACCTTCTATGCTCTCTGCTCCGTGATCTGGTTctataaaaacaatagaagacaAACATGAtattaaaacactaaaatgtaCACTGAAGCAACATAAATGCTTTATGGATTTTAAATGTGTGCACTCACCTTTTCTTCATCCtttcctctttctccctctcttctcGCCTCTTTAAGCGCTCCTGGTTCCTCTTCTCTTGCTTGTCAACCACAGTTTTCTGATTATTAAAAAGAGAACACAACAATTAGTTGTGAAACCAACTTgatataataattttataaaatagCTGAAACTCTGTTAAGTTTTCTTCTCCATGTGATGCAACCGAGTTTACTGCAAAGGTAATGCTCCCGGCTTGTACATACCTTTAGTTGGTCCAGCTTCTCTCTGATCTGGATGAATCCAAGATGAAGCTTCCCACCAAAATGGTCAGCCAAACGACGGTCGTTGTCATGGAGGCCTAGATAAGCAGAGCACACCTCACACACCCGGAGCTTCTGTTGCTGAAAGCTGGAGGCTGGCATGGAGTTTCTGTATTCTTCCTGAAGGGGCACAAGATGagtaagaaaatacataaagaggcactgaaagattaaaaacatattaacagAAGGAACACACCCCTTTCTACTACGCTTGAAGTACCTTCAAAGCACTCTTTACTTACCTCTGCATCCTTCTTTCTGGTGCGGACTTTCTCCACTTCCTGTAGGACCTTCTGAGCCTCGTCCACGTTGCCTTCAGCTCCGAGTTGTTCAGCCTTTGCCAGGAGCTTTCCAATTTCCTCATTTAGCTCATGCACCTTCTCTGCCTAACACACAGGTAAAAAATACATCTTAGGTCACACTGTGTGCAGctacaaaacacatttaaaaagaagaaaatgtacatGATCTGTAAATCTTGTGTCATTTACCTTTGCTGCAACCTCAGCACTGATCTCTTCTTGGGTCTCAGCCAGGCGCTTCTTGGCTAGCTCTGTCCTTCGGTCACAGTCAGCAATGAATGACTCCAGGTGATCCACCGCCTTTAGATGTGAGTAAATTCATTAACGCCACAAGACTTGCATTTTTCACTAAGCAGATAAGTTCAAACACTGCCAACAGAAGTGAGGGTACATCAAAACTTCATTATACTAGCAGAAGTATCTGCCTTGTGGCTTACTCTTCATCACAAATAAAGTCTTATTGAAGAACATTACTTACATCAAGCTCAAAGAAAAGATCTCTCTCCTTGGAAGCAATTTCATAGTCTGCCCGAAGTGCCAGGTCATGGATTTTTGTGCACTCGCCCAGGTCCATACGCTACCATAAAAGGATGTAGATATGactcaaacagcagaaaatgtaacaaaaaattattGTACTTCACAGCTAAAAGGTAACATTTGGTCTTTCTCCTTTCCAGTATTACAGTATTAGCTTGTGAATAAAATTTACAATTTCCAACACCACATTAGACACCATTAATCATTATTTGTGGCCCACTTACAGTTCCAGACAGGATATCATGTGGACAACAGTTGAGAAGATGACTTTTGCAGACTCGCTCGTCAGTGAACTTGACCCTCTGCCGCGTCTCATCTCCTGAAACAGTCCAGAAAGCATCAGTGAGAAAGACCTCACATACTTGATAGCAGAGCGAAGTATCCAGTGGTTTCATAAACATTACTGTAATTGTAATGCATCTATTTGGCAAAATGTGCCACCATTATTGGATTAAATGATTTATGGCCatcaaaaacaatgaaaaccaatGCTGACATTACAAAGTTTTCATTAGTCTTAAAATcctttgtgggtgtgtgttaactaaaatgaaaaactgtGCCTCTACTGGACTTTCTCTTTGTTCACTTCTGTGTCAATAAAATTAATGTAGTTTTAAATGTATAtggttctttctgtgtttttgtgcttACCTTACCCAAGCctcattacaaaaataaattagaagaagaaaaaaaaaaagccttaacACAATTTAACTTGTTATAAGGCTCAATCTCTACTCTTTAATGTGGATCATCAAAGGATTGTGCTAGTACACTGGCACACTGTTAAAATGACAAGACTGGACTTACAATTAACTAGAGTCAGAAGAGCCACTTTAATTCTGCTGAATTTTCGCTGCATTAAAATTGACTATGCAGGAAATACTGTTAAGACAATTGACAGAATGTTAAAGTTTCATACAAATGATTCCTCCAAACCATTTATAATTATGAAATACTGaatggacattaaaaaaaaaaacaaatacaaaaatccAAGGAAAATAGTTTATACACACTGCGATCTGCACCATATACTGTACCCTTCTGCATCTTCAAGATCTCAGCTGCAGAATTTTAAACCCGCTGTAGAAAAGTATAAATAGGAACAGTTTTCTTCCCCATACCTGTAGTAAGAAGTTGGGAGTCATACAAAAGTCAGATTGTAAATGATGTTTGCaaagtttttgtgtggactGAAAAAGACTGCCTTCGGAGAAAAAGATGTGTAAAGGACTGGAATACGTGTAATAAACTGAGAATTGCTCGTTGGGGTGCAACGCGAGTAAACGTATTAGCTCAAGCTGTGTAACACTGATCCAATTTGTAATTCTAGTGCCACTGAAGAATCACCTACTTAAGTATTTGTGTGCCACTGAGGATTTACCAACTTGTGTATttgtatgatttaaaaaataaataaataaaaaatatatatataaatctacaATAACTTCCGGAAGGCAAACAAATTGTTTGGATATTAATCATAACAGCTTTAAAAATTATGTGTGACTCACGGCTCGATGAACATGAGGCTTTTCTGCAACTCCTTTGCAGATTGATGTAGGCTGGCAATGATACACTGAAccttaatgaataaaataaaggggCCACAATTGTTCAGTTTGTATGCAACAAATGTATGGGAAGAATTTGATATCAATCTCATCACACATACACCCACAAACTTACAACACAAAATCACTCTTTCTGCACTGACTTTTAAAAGATGATCCACAGGGCTGTAATTATTTCAACTACTGATGTTTATAAAGCAGAAGGGCagctttttgttagtttttacaGACAAGGCTTGAAAATGACACGTCTATATGcacataaaaagttattttagccAATAAAAATTGTTAATCTGATCTGTAGCAACataaagtaataaattaaataggTTTGATGTAGTAAATGcagttaaaagataaaatattatattttttaaaataagttacaACTAATATTACCATTGTTAAACGTTGTGTGTGTATACCTTTAAATTTATTAGTCGCCAAATTTACTCTCTAATATACTCTCTTTTTCTAAATGCGAAATATTTAGCTGGCCAATattgtacataaacacatgGTCGTCTGAAGTTAAGCTTTGATGAAATGTTAGGAAATAAATGATCAGTGAGTACATAATATAGCTACTCGAACACTAATGAAAtagctaaaataaatttaagggTAAGGGCTACTCAAGTACTCTTAATATTAATTAGTTAAGACGATTACGTGTGTGCCTTTAAAAGAGATAGTATTGCAAACTTTGAACATGAATATATTGTTTACTTTAAAGATCAAATGCATTACTGGACATGTTAACTTGTTTATTACCGTTCAGGTAAAGGCCTATTACGAATTCAACCCCACGCGTTCGTTCAATCTACAGACTTGTAAATAACAAAGGCAATAAGAAAATTATTGCAACTTCGTTAGTTAATGTCGGATTCATTTTAGATATATTTTGGATACGGTCCCGCGTGTGGCGTCAGTGCGCCTGACAGTTCCGTAACTTGGCAATTAACAATATTCGACCAGAAGCTAACTTAGCTTaaatgctaaaaagaaaaaaaaacatacatatgtatacacacacactttattatAGAACgagattatttacatttaaattcagGAATTGACATTAAACTGTTTAATCAGGCCTTAAAACGTATCCTGAATCTAATATTACTGTATTTAATGCAGCCCTCTGCAGTACATCCATTCACGCAGGTCTGTCCATCACACGCCAACACAAGCCAGCCTCAGTAGAGCCTCCATCTtggctagctagctagctcagttagcatgttacgGCAACTCACCATCCCTCGCTGTTCCCATCAGCTGGTCGAGCAAAGCTCTCATTTGAGCTTGGGCAGACATTATCACAGGTGCTCCGTCGATCGGTCTTTACAGAAGTCAAACAACTGACAATCGTTTCTCAGTAAGTTAGCAAGGTTATTAGAATACTTTATTCATCCAACCATCACCTCTCGCCGCTTTCCCCTATTTCATGAGCTCGCCAGTTTCCGTTTGATTTTTGGGAAATGACGACAGAACGAAGAAGGAAGTTCAGTTTCGATATTGCTGGATGTCTGAAATCAACCAATTGTAACGTTCAAAAGTGAGTAGCTCAACCAATCAGAGCACAGTATATTTAATATCAGTTTTCCCCTAAATTAAGGTTTCCAGGCTGAGGCCTTTTACCGGCTGTCGAcatctaaataaattatatatttcgAATTACATtggtttatattaattttattttcattctaatAATATGGTACGGTGTTTCGCAGTTGTAAGGCTGTTTGAGTTTATAAAATTTCACCTTAGTACTGCCTGTCAGACAAACCAAGAATTTAAAATACTCATAGATCATTGGCTTCTCTATGATTTGTTTATGCAACTCAGGTTTGTTAGGCCTGCTGCTAGTAGTCCACAACCGTGACCGCAAGGACGGGGAGTAGAGTTCacgtaaaaaaaacaaactttgtttcttttttaattatcagTTTGCCTCAGTTATGTGTATTTTAACATAATTGTTTGGTTTTATGTCACGGGAACGTCTTTCATCGCCCTGTTTTTGCGGGAGAGGGTTTTGTTCAACAAGTTAGCAAACTTTGTTTGCTAACAAGTGAGCAAACTAAGTTATCAAATTAAGTTTGCTACCCGTCAAGAATGATATAGTTTTGAGGTTGTATAGTAGTTTTGACTTTGTATTTATATACTATATCCAGGCGACTGCGTATATGGCACATCTTTATCATTTCTAGGTTTTAACACGAGTAAATCCAGTGGTTATAACGCAAACAACAGTGTGTGCCGTCCCGTGCTATAGTTTATGTGTGCTGAGAAATCTCTGGAGTCAGTGCTGGCACGTCTGAATAGGCACACCCACAAAGGTTGATGCAGCAGAAATAGCTCGACTGTCAGACTCTGCTGTCTTCGTACTTTTTCTATGCAGGATATCTTTTAATGCCAGCGAGATTTGTCTAGTTAGTTGCAGATATGTAGACCTGTAATCCACTCCACTGTGGAGACAGATGTAGGAGTAAATGGAAGCTGTATGTCACGATGCGAATTTACAGCATTGAGGCATGGTTCTGCTTGTAATATCCTCTCATTTTCCAAGCAGATCTGTGGTGATGCATTGAGGAGGCAGTAATGGAGAGCACAGACCATTCCACTGAGGGCGACCCCTTGAAGAGGGGAGAAGATGGGGCAGAAACAGTAACTGCACCATCAGCAACAGAGCTGAAGAAGAATAGTTGTAAGGAAGTCTTGGGATTTTCTAAACTGAGCCATTGGAGAACAGCAgtcttctttctgtctctgttccTCTGTCTCACCATCGTGTTTGCCTTCTCCTTCATCATTCCCTGTCCCGTGAGACCCCAATATCTAATTACCTGGAACAGAACTTTCTCTGAAGCAGGTGTGTATTATTGTATGCTTTTTACCTCTTGAAATGATCTTAAATTAAGTGTGAGAATgactactttattaatctccACCACAGCAACCTATGACTTCCTAGCTATTGAGCATGCAAGCAGTGACAAGGTGATGGATGTCCTTTTTCTCCTCAAAAACACAGAAGGCACGCAGAACAAATCATGTGCTGATAAAGGTATCAAATGTTTGTCAGCTAAGTTGAATCATATAAAAGACACAACTGTAATAGTGCACTATATGACTTGCTAAGTGTAATTCAGATTAACTCAGTGGGTGTTCCAGGTCTGCCTTCgccgtgtgtgtttgtggtagCAGTAGACGGCACAGATGGACACACACTGTGGGAGAGGGCACTGGATCCTGAGTTTCACTGGGCCCAGTGTGGTATGGACGAAGACACAGGGACAGCCTGGCACTGTCTGCTGTCCCATTTGAACAACATCACGGCCATAAACAAATACACAGGTAACTTGGTTTTCTCCGTATTGTGTAAAATAATGATGTATAGTAGGTAATAGTCACAACGTTTTGGagatcagtttgtttttaaaaagtacattttatgtcaagagattaaaaacaacaggcgatttaagttattttgtcactttttgtttttacatttgattttcCATATgaaattttttatgtaattttacaTAATTATCATGATTTAAATacgaatgtgtgtttttgtggaaTTTGTTGTagtctgtttaatgttttaaaggtGATAGCTACAACTGTAACTCCTCCCCAACAGTAGGTGTCACACTCACACTTGTTCGCTCCAACCTTAGATTCTACTAGTTGCCAGGTACGTCAAAAATCCGCATGGACAAGCTAAATCTAACCGTATTTAGTAAGCAGcagctttaaatgaaaacaactgcaagaaaaaaaaaactcaccacAAACGAACATGGGCAAACATGCTGCAACACgcctgtgccagtttatagTACCGGCTGACTGTTAAtgagttttaaaatgttacagTAAGGCTGACCATTAATTAGCATTAGCAAAACATATTACTTACCTGTCGAGAAGGAAAGTGGCAACCTCCGTGTGACTTTTAAGCCCTTTTCTTCCTTCAGTCAGCACCAGCTCTCAAATGCTTGCCCGAAGTTCACCCTCGTCCTGCTTGGTTTTTGGTCTGCTTTAATTTGAGAAATGTAACAGGTAGATGCCATTTCCAGACAGTGCAATCAATCTAGCAACTCTGGAGCTCCACCTCACGTGACATCAACCTACTAATGCTTTGGCTTAGAATCCTTTAGTGTAGATGCTGGCATTGC
This genomic interval carries:
- the luc7l gene encoding putative RNA-binding protein Luc7-like 1 isoform X2, which encodes MSAQAQMRALLDQLMGTARDGDETRQRVKFTDERVCKSHLLNCCPHDILSGTRMDLGECTKIHDLALRADYEIASKERDLFFELDAVDHLESFIADCDRRTELAKKRLAETQEEISAEVAAKAEKVHELNEEIGKLLAKAEQLGAEGNVDEAQKVLQEVEKVRTRKKDAEEEYRNSMPASSFQQQKLRVCEVCSAYLGLHDNDRRLADHFGGKLHLGFIQIREKLDQLKKTVVDKQEKRNQERLKRREEREKEERMKKRTRSRSREHRRSRSRDRRRRRSRSSSRDRRRSHSRSRERRRRHRSRSRSRSRGHRHSHSHEQSSRHKSSRDRERSSRDRSRERDRRDGMNGRSDSRRADDRDVGDF
- the luc7l gene encoding putative RNA-binding protein Luc7-like 1 isoform X3 codes for the protein MFMKPLDTSLCYQVCEVFLTDAFWTVSGDETRQRVKFTDERVCKSHLLNCCPHDILSGTRMDLGECTKIHDLALRADYEIASKERDLFFELDAVDHLESFIADCDRRTELAKKRLAETQEEISAEVAAKAEKVHELNEEIGKLLAKAEQLGAEGNVDEAQKVLQEVEKVRTRKKDAEEEYRNSMPASSFQQQKLRVCEVCSAYLGLHDNDRRLADHFGGKLHLGFIQIREKLDQLKKTVVDKQEKRNQERLKRREEREKEERMKKRTRSRSREHRRSRSRDRRRRRSRSSSRDRRRSHSRSRERRRRHRSRSRSRSRGHRHSHSHEQSSRHK
- the luc7l gene encoding putative RNA-binding protein Luc7-like 1 isoform X4; translation: MDLGECTKIHDLALRADYEIASKERDLFFELDAVDHLESFIADCDRRTELAKKRLAETQEEISAEVAAKAEKVHELNEEIGKLLAKAEQLGAEGNVDEAQKVLQEVEKVRTRKKDAEEEYRNSMPASSFQQQKLRVCEVCSAYLGLHDNDRRLADHFGGKLHLGFIQIREKLDQLKKTVVDKQEKRNQERLKRREEREKEERMKKRTRSRSREHRRSRSRDRRRRRSRSSSRDRRRSHSRSRERRRRHRSRSRSRSRGHRHSHSHEQSSRHKSSRDRERSSRDRSRERDRRDGMNGRSDSRRADDRDVGDF
- the luc7l gene encoding putative RNA-binding protein Luc7-like 1 isoform X1 — protein: MFMKPLDTSLCYQVCEVFLTDAFWTVSGDETRQRVKFTDERVCKSHLLNCCPHDILSGTRMDLGECTKIHDLALRADYEIASKERDLFFELDAVDHLESFIADCDRRTELAKKRLAETQEEISAEVAAKAEKVHELNEEIGKLLAKAEQLGAEGNVDEAQKVLQEVEKVRTRKKDAEEEYRNSMPASSFQQQKLRVCEVCSAYLGLHDNDRRLADHFGGKLHLGFIQIREKLDQLKKTVVDKQEKRNQERLKRREEREKEERMKKRTRSRSREHRRSRSRDRRRRRSRSSSRDRRRSHSRSRERRRRHRSRSRSRSRGHRHSHSHEQSSRHKSSRDRERSSRDRSRERDRRDGMNGRSDSRRADDRDVGDF